A section of the Elizabethkingia anophelis R26 genome encodes:
- a CDS encoding WG repeat-containing protein: MRNFYYFLFLSVFFSCTGQNNHPNITLNNIQDQINDSITGWTRIHLIKPNKYGYVDREKNVKISFIYDFINPFDNKGFAYIKRNAKSGYIDINNKEVIPAEYDYLSPEFSNDLVSANKRGNWGYLGRDGKVVVPFVYSYAEPYTNTGVSKVSKGKYFGVINKLGKEVVPIEYDDIVCTDTDLFFIAKRNKKWAFFTLEGKQKTEFIYDEVIYKSENRIKDQFFSNRIAAVRKGAKTFFVDDSFKNTFGMEFQKIAPFDINGKAIVKTEDKYRIINEQGKFILKPAYDTIYHYKVDNSNFSPKFSFYVATKGNSHVLLNHKLQKVAEQQNNWENFFSYKIKINNEDKLYIVYQLNENSGYGMVNESGKLMLAFVYDELELFNNQYFIAVKDDKYGVIDMEGKELYPFEYTSISRVNSENIPLYIFTEKDRAKLIDVNKKVYLSYEAIEQVFYDENKFIIKKGKYGVVSRQNKIIVPFIYDQISNWVEYGPERNHFVKKGSKYGMLNEHFRVCVPIIYDKLGYQLSGVIVVEKDGKQGIINMENHILCPLKYDEIFMNDYISMFQNTKQVIYARLGNNYYQIDIGGKILKKNIPKEKAMENRFVKTAI; this comes from the coding sequence ATGAGGAATTTTTATTACTTTCTTTTTCTTTCCGTATTTTTTTCATGTACAGGACAAAATAATCATCCGAATATTACATTGAACAATATACAAGATCAAATTAATGACTCAATTACTGGATGGACGAGAATACATCTAATCAAGCCAAATAAATATGGATATGTGGATAGAGAAAAGAATGTGAAAATATCATTTATTTATGATTTTATAAATCCGTTTGATAATAAAGGTTTTGCTTATATAAAAAGAAATGCAAAAAGTGGCTACATAGATATTAATAATAAAGAGGTTATTCCTGCGGAATATGATTATTTGTCTCCTGAATTTAGTAATGATTTGGTTTCAGCTAATAAAAGAGGAAATTGGGGATATCTAGGAAGAGACGGAAAAGTGGTTGTTCCATTTGTTTATTCTTATGCAGAACCTTATACAAATACAGGAGTCAGCAAGGTATCAAAAGGAAAATATTTTGGTGTTATTAATAAGTTAGGAAAGGAAGTTGTACCTATTGAATATGATGATATAGTATGTACTGATACAGATCTTTTTTTCATAGCAAAAAGAAATAAAAAGTGGGCTTTTTTTACTTTAGAGGGAAAACAGAAGACAGAGTTTATTTATGATGAAGTTATTTATAAGTCTGAAAATAGAATAAAGGACCAATTTTTTTCTAACAGAATTGCAGCTGTAAGGAAAGGTGCAAAAACTTTTTTTGTTGATGATAGTTTCAAAAATACTTTTGGGATGGAATTTCAAAAAATAGCTCCATTTGATATAAATGGTAAGGCTATAGTAAAGACAGAGGATAAATATAGAATTATAAATGAACAAGGAAAGTTTATATTAAAACCTGCATATGATACTATTTATCATTATAAAGTTGATAATTCTAATTTTAGCCCAAAATTTTCTTTTTACGTTGCTACTAAAGGCAATTCTCATGTATTGTTAAATCATAAATTACAAAAAGTAGCTGAACAACAAAATAACTGGGAAAATTTCTTTTCTTATAAGATAAAGATAAATAATGAAGATAAACTATATATAGTTTATCAGCTTAATGAAAATAGTGGTTATGGAATGGTTAATGAGTCGGGCAAACTTATGTTGGCATTTGTATATGATGAACTTGAGTTATTTAATAATCAGTATTTCATAGCTGTAAAGGATGATAAATATGGAGTTATTGATATGGAAGGGAAAGAGCTTTATCCATTTGAGTATACTTCTATATCTAGGGTGAATTCCGAAAATATACCTTTATATATTTTCACAGAGAAAGATAGAGCTAAATTAATTGATGTAAATAAGAAGGTATATCTAAGTTATGAAGCTATAGAACAAGTATTTTATGATGAAAATAAGTTTATTATAAAGAAAGGGAAATATGGTGTAGTGTCTCGGCAAAATAAAATTATAGTCCCATTTATTTATGACCAGATTAGTAATTGGGTAGAGTATGGACCTGAAAGAAATCATTTTGTGAAGAAAGGAAGTAAATATGGAATGTTAAATGAACACTTTCGGGTTTGTGTTCCTATTATTTATGATAAACTTGGATATCAGTTGAGCGGTGTTATAGTTGTAGAAAAAGATGGTAAACAAGGCATTATAAATATGGAAAATCATATTTTATGTCCATTGAAATATGATGAAATATTTATGAATGATTATATATCAATGTTCCAAAATACTAAACAGGTTATTTATGCAAGGTTAGGAAATAATTATTATCAGATAGATATAGGTGGGAAAATTCTCAAAAAAAATATTCCAAAAGAGAAAGCTATGGAAAACAGATTTGTTAAAACTGCTATTTAG
- a CDS encoding DinB family protein has product MSIKDGILIENQREADNTKRIIERLKDDNASWKPHQKSMTALQLASHVVELHLWLKIALERDSFNFHTDYVPLKAKSFAELQDILVKGVENNINFVNGTDEDFWLQTYTLKAGDHVIATLPRIGALRFIINNHLIHHRGQLSLYLRMLDIPVPGLYGPSADEA; this is encoded by the coding sequence ATGAGCATTAAAGACGGAATCCTTATTGAAAATCAAAGAGAGGCGGATAACACTAAAAGAATTATCGAGAGACTTAAAGATGACAATGCCTCCTGGAAACCCCATCAAAAATCTATGACAGCATTACAACTGGCCTCTCACGTTGTAGAATTGCATTTATGGCTAAAAATTGCCTTAGAAAGAGACAGCTTTAATTTCCATACAGATTATGTTCCGTTAAAAGCAAAATCCTTTGCAGAGCTACAGGATATTCTTGTAAAAGGAGTAGAAAACAATATCAATTTTGTTAATGGTACTGATGAAGATTTCTGGCTTCAGACTTATACACTAAAAGCCGGAGATCATGTTATCGCTACACTTCCCAGAATTGGAGCATTACGTTTTATCATCAACAACCACCTGATCCACCACAGAGGACAGCTGAGCTTATATCTAAGAATGCTGGACATCCCTGTTCCCGGACTATATGGGCCGTCTGCTGACGAAGCATAA
- a CDS encoding MBL fold metallo-hydrolase, which translates to MLHIQIFPFNPFSENTYIIYNDQKQAWIIDPGNTHPKETEALQSFISDNGLKVEKILLTHAHIDHILGLQWAHDTYKVPVYLHPDEEEILKMGNLSAQRFGFEFNDFNGEVKFLNEGDELKLGDEIFHIYFTPGHSPGSISYHNPDGKFIISGDILFEGSIGRTDLFKANFDQLIDSIKTKLLILPEDTQVFSGHGNPTKIGFEKEHNPFLK; encoded by the coding sequence ATGCTGCATATACAGATTTTTCCTTTTAATCCTTTTTCTGAAAATACTTACATCATATACAATGATCAGAAACAGGCTTGGATTATAGATCCGGGAAATACTCATCCAAAAGAAACCGAAGCCCTGCAATCTTTTATTTCCGATAATGGATTGAAAGTTGAAAAAATATTGCTAACCCACGCCCACATTGATCATATTCTTGGTTTACAATGGGCACACGACACTTATAAGGTTCCGGTATATTTACATCCGGATGAAGAAGAAATTCTGAAAATGGGTAATCTTTCCGCACAGCGTTTTGGATTTGAATTTAATGACTTCAACGGTGAAGTAAAATTCCTTAACGAAGGCGACGAATTAAAATTAGGTGATGAAATATTTCATATCTATTTTACTCCGGGGCATTCACCGGGAAGTATCAGCTATCATAATCCTGACGGAAAGTTTATTATTTCCGGAGATATTTTATTTGAAGGAAGTATTGGTCGAACCGATTTGTTCAAAGCCAACTTTGATCAGCTGATCGATAGTATTAAAACTAAACTTCTTATTCTTCCGGAAGATACACAAGTATTCTCAGGACACGGAAATCCTACTAAAATAGGATTTGAGAAAGAACATAATCCATTTTTAAAATAA
- the hemH gene encoding ferrochelatase, translating into MSNPQTSNIKKGILLVNLGSPKSTSVKDVTEYLDEFLMDERVIDIRWLFRSLLVQGIILKTRPKKSAEAYKTVWTDQGSPLIVISEQIQKKLQQVVDVPVALGMRYAQPSIEKGIQDLVDQGVNEIILFPLYPQYAMSTTETVSVKAEEVRKKKFPAVKIKYVKPFYNRDIYIDALADSIRKQLPEKFDKLQFSYHGVPERHIYKTDPTKTCNLENCRTEGPHHFNEYCYLNHCYETTRLVREKLGLAEDKVILTFQSRLGKDPWIQPYTDATLESLPKQGVKDLAVVCPAFVSDCLETLEEISEEGKEIFEHAGGKSFSYIPCLNDNDEWIQVMKKLCEELY; encoded by the coding sequence GTGAGTAACCCTCAGACTTCGAATATTAAAAAAGGAATTTTACTGGTTAACCTTGGCTCGCCAAAGTCTACATCTGTAAAAGATGTAACAGAATATCTTGATGAGTTTCTGATGGATGAAAGAGTAATTGACATCAGATGGCTGTTCAGGTCTTTATTGGTACAGGGAATTATTCTGAAAACCCGTCCAAAAAAGTCCGCAGAAGCTTACAAAACAGTTTGGACCGATCAGGGATCACCATTAATTGTAATCTCGGAACAGATACAAAAAAAGCTTCAGCAGGTAGTAGATGTTCCTGTAGCATTGGGAATGCGTTATGCACAACCCTCTATTGAAAAAGGAATCCAGGATCTTGTGGATCAAGGAGTAAACGAAATCATTCTCTTTCCTTTATACCCACAATATGCTATGAGTACTACCGAAACAGTTAGTGTAAAAGCTGAAGAGGTAAGAAAGAAAAAATTCCCTGCTGTAAAAATTAAGTATGTAAAACCTTTTTACAACCGTGACATTTACATTGATGCTCTTGCCGACAGTATCAGAAAGCAATTACCTGAGAAGTTTGATAAACTTCAGTTTTCTTATCATGGTGTACCCGAAAGACATATTTATAAAACAGATCCTACAAAAACCTGTAATCTGGAGAACTGCAGAACTGAAGGACCTCATCATTTCAATGAATACTGTTATCTGAATCATTGCTATGAAACGACCCGCTTAGTTCGTGAAAAATTAGGATTAGCAGAGGATAAAGTAATCCTTACTTTCCAGTCACGATTGGGAAAAGATCCATGGATTCAGCCTTATACCGATGCGACTCTGGAAAGCCTTCCTAAACAAGGAGTAAAAGACTTGGCAGTAGTATGTCCGGCTTTCGTTTCAGACTGTCTGGAAACGCTTGAAGAGATTTCCGAAGAAGGAAAAGAAATCTTCGAACACGCAGGTGGAAAATCCTTCTCCTATATTCCTTGTCTAAATGACAATGATGAATGGATACAGGTCATGAAAAAACTCTGTGAAGAATTATATTAA
- a CDS encoding NifU family protein, whose translation MYQILIEPTENPKVLKFVAGHTLIEGSLEVDRDSDISEIPVAQELFNYPFITRIFITANFIAVAKEDTVEWDVVAQSLKNVIEDQLLAYPKIFLPKKKEQYTLYAEMTPNPAVMKFVSNKILLEGFLEIRTPEEATDVPLAKTIFEKLDYVKEVFISDNFVALTKIDNVQWHEVMMDARGFIADYLQNGNPISNVPAHQHENPVQKIINRDYTDDEQKISDILNEYVSPAVENDGGKISLIEYDKESKTARMLLQGACSGCPSSTATLKNGIEAILKQFVPELVNNVEAVNG comes from the coding sequence ATGTATCAAATCTTAATAGAACCTACTGAGAATCCAAAAGTACTGAAGTTTGTCGCTGGACATACTTTAATTGAAGGCTCTTTGGAAGTGGATAGAGACTCTGATATTTCGGAGATCCCTGTTGCACAGGAATTATTCAACTATCCATTTATCACCCGTATCTTTATTACTGCTAATTTTATTGCGGTAGCTAAAGAAGATACTGTTGAGTGGGATGTTGTAGCTCAAAGCCTTAAAAATGTAATTGAAGATCAGTTGCTGGCTTATCCAAAAATCTTTTTACCAAAGAAAAAAGAACAATACACCTTATACGCTGAGATGACTCCAAATCCTGCGGTAATGAAGTTTGTTTCCAACAAAATTTTACTGGAAGGCTTTCTGGAAATACGTACACCTGAAGAAGCTACAGATGTTCCTTTAGCCAAAACCATTTTTGAAAAACTAGATTACGTGAAGGAAGTTTTCATCAGTGATAACTTTGTAGCACTTACCAAAATCGACAATGTACAATGGCATGAAGTAATGATGGATGCACGTGGCTTTATAGCAGATTACCTTCAGAATGGAAATCCTATCAGTAATGTTCCTGCACATCAGCATGAAAACCCTGTACAAAAAATCATTAATCGTGATTATACTGACGATGAACAAAAAATCAGTGATATCCTTAATGAATATGTATCTCCTGCTGTAGAAAATGATGGTGGAAAAATTTCTTTAATTGAATACGATAAAGAAAGCAAAACTGCAAGAATGTTATTACAGGGAGCATGTAGCGGCTGTCCTTCTTCTACAGCGACATTGAAAAACGGAATTGAAGCAATTCTGAAACAGTTTGTTCCTGAACTTGTGAACAACGTAGAAGCTGTTAACGGATAA
- a CDS encoding gamma carbonic anhydrase family protein, producing the protein MALIKELLGKTPEFGENVYLAETATIIGDVKMGKDCSVWFNAVIRGDVNSIRIGNQVNIQDNAMIHCTFEKTETIIGDNVSIGHNAIVHGCQVHDNVLIGMGAIVMDDCVVENNSIVAAGAVVTQGTHIKAGEIWAGVPAKKIKSVSVDLLEGEIHRISNNYIKYSSWYKED; encoded by the coding sequence ATGGCTTTAATAAAAGAATTACTGGGGAAAACACCGGAGTTTGGAGAGAATGTTTATCTGGCAGAAACTGCAACGATAATTGGTGATGTTAAAATGGGGAAAGACTGCAGCGTATGGTTTAATGCAGTGATTAGAGGTGATGTAAACAGTATAAGAATCGGTAATCAGGTAAATATTCAGGACAATGCAATGATTCACTGTACTTTCGAAAAGACTGAAACTATAATTGGTGACAATGTTTCTATTGGCCATAATGCAATTGTTCACGGATGTCAGGTACATGACAATGTTCTTATTGGAATGGGGGCTATTGTAATGGATGATTGTGTCGTAGAAAATAATTCGATTGTTGCTGCCGGAGCCGTTGTTACTCAAGGGACACATATTAAAGCCGGAGAAATCTGGGCAGGAGTGCCGGCAAAAAAGATAAAATCGGTTTCTGTAGACTTACTGGAAGGAGAAATTCACAGAATATCGAATAACTACATCAAATACTCTTCGTGGTATAAAGAAGATTAA
- a CDS encoding helix-turn-helix domain-containing protein, translating to MKLFHSLEALVELLEHTNRSVFLTGKAGTGKTTFLNNFVKNTRKKHIVVAPTGIAAINAGGVTIHSLFTIPPRTFVPTTEHIDRNLAMNINDLFPHFKYRKDKLKLFREIELIIIDEVSMLRADVLDMMDHSLRHVRRNQLPFGGAQLLLIGDLYQLPPVVRDDSERILSRFYNSPFFFSAKALQELPLVTVELMKVYRQQDEEFLEILNAVRDADIRGLDFEKLNSRYEPEFEPKDEAYIYLCSHNRIADNINQKRLAELGGKTKFYKAAVVGSFSESQFPNEEVLELKVGAQIMFIRNDTSPEKKFYNGKLAEISYIDEDVIKAVLDGTEEEITLTKETWEQKKYSLDEEKNIKEEVLGSFEQYPIRLAWAVTIHKSQGLTFDRVIIDAGKSFASGQVYVALSRCRTLEGIVLKSKITPEVIFSDHRIENFQKSTNANDILEQILEQEKYDYTLHKVQMTIDATWLKDSAITWMASALSAKGLDQEKVKNLSQIFKIETEKLFDISEKFKRFIQQKSKSFIAGNIKWLEIEEKCKGAVNFFYTNVAEQFLLPLKDYYSETKGVKGLKAYNEEVKSFIDDLEEYIDRLKESYLLDVPLFDKEKELDTSAKMMKKPTHIITFQLFEEGKTPGEIAKERGLVTSTVYGHLAKMAELGLVDMERIFDRKRIRIFEDQYREEAFDNLSDWKKALPDEFEFHEIRILWNHFNHKYENKS from the coding sequence ATGAAACTTTTTCATTCATTGGAGGCACTTGTCGAATTACTTGAACATACAAACAGAAGCGTCTTTTTAACAGGTAAAGCAGGAACAGGTAAGACTACCTTTCTGAATAATTTTGTAAAAAATACACGCAAAAAACACATCGTTGTCGCACCTACAGGTATTGCGGCTATTAATGCAGGAGGAGTAACTATACATTCTTTGTTCACAATTCCGCCACGAACTTTTGTGCCTACTACAGAGCATATCGATCGTAATCTGGCCATGAATATCAACGATCTTTTCCCACATTTTAAATACAGAAAAGACAAACTAAAACTGTTCCGGGAAATTGAACTGATTATTATCGATGAGGTTTCAATGCTGCGTGCTGATGTTTTGGATATGATGGATCATTCGTTGAGGCATGTCCGCAGAAATCAATTGCCTTTTGGAGGTGCACAGTTATTGTTAATAGGAGATTTGTATCAGCTGCCACCAGTTGTAAGAGACGATTCGGAAAGAATATTATCCAGGTTTTATAACTCACCTTTTTTCTTCTCGGCTAAAGCATTGCAGGAACTTCCTTTGGTTACAGTTGAGCTCATGAAAGTTTACCGTCAGCAGGATGAAGAGTTTCTTGAAATTTTGAATGCAGTCCGGGATGCTGATATCCGTGGTCTTGATTTTGAAAAACTAAATTCACGATACGAACCGGAATTTGAACCAAAAGATGAAGCATACATCTACCTGTGTTCGCATAACCGTATAGCGGATAATATCAATCAGAAAAGACTGGCTGAATTAGGAGGTAAAACCAAATTCTACAAAGCAGCCGTTGTAGGAAGCTTTAGCGAAAGCCAGTTTCCCAATGAAGAGGTTTTGGAGCTGAAAGTAGGTGCTCAGATTATGTTTATCAGGAATGATACTTCTCCGGAGAAGAAATTCTATAACGGTAAACTTGCTGAGATTTCCTATATCGATGAAGATGTTATAAAAGCTGTGCTGGATGGTACAGAAGAGGAAATAACGCTCACGAAAGAAACCTGGGAGCAGAAAAAATATTCTCTGGACGAAGAAAAGAATATTAAGGAAGAAGTATTGGGGAGTTTTGAACAATACCCGATACGTTTAGCATGGGCTGTTACAATACATAAGAGCCAGGGACTTACTTTCGATCGTGTGATTATAGATGCCGGTAAATCTTTTGCCAGTGGGCAGGTATATGTGGCGCTCAGCCGTTGTCGTACATTGGAAGGAATTGTGCTGAAATCGAAAATAACTCCGGAAGTTATATTTAGTGATCACAGGATTGAAAATTTCCAAAAATCCACCAATGCCAATGATATTCTGGAGCAGATTCTGGAGCAGGAAAAATATGATTATACCCTGCATAAGGTTCAGATGACAATAGATGCAACCTGGCTGAAAGATTCCGCAATTACATGGATGGCATCTGCACTTTCCGCTAAAGGACTGGATCAGGAAAAAGTAAAAAATCTTTCACAGATTTTTAAGATAGAAACTGAAAAGCTTTTCGATATATCTGAGAAATTTAAAAGGTTTATTCAGCAAAAATCCAAAAGTTTCATCGCCGGAAATATCAAATGGCTGGAGATTGAAGAGAAGTGTAAAGGAGCTGTAAATTTCTTTTATACAAATGTGGCAGAACAGTTTTTACTACCATTAAAAGATTATTACTCTGAAACAAAAGGAGTGAAAGGATTAAAGGCATATAATGAAGAGGTGAAATCGTTTATAGATGATCTGGAAGAATATATTGACAGGCTGAAAGAATCTTATTTACTGGATGTTCCTTTATTTGATAAAGAAAAGGAATTGGATACTTCGGCTAAAATGATGAAAAAGCCTACGCACATTATTACGTTCCAGTTGTTTGAAGAAGGAAAAACACCGGGGGAAATAGCCAAAGAAAGAGGGCTGGTAACATCCACAGTATATGGACATCTTGCAAAGATGGCTGAATTAGGGCTTGTCGATATGGAGCGAATCTTTGACAGAAAAAGAATTAGAATATTCGAAGATCAATACCGTGAAGAAGCTTTTGATAATCTTTCGGACTGGAAAAAGGCATTGCCAGATGAATTTGAATTTCATGAAATCAGAATTTTATGGAATCATTTCAACCATAAATATGAAAATAAAAGTTAG
- a CDS encoding LLM class flavin-dependent oxidoreductase, translated as MTLQNLKYSVLDLAYIAQGNTIKQTLNNSLDLARYVEGLGYTRFWLAEHHNMVSIASSATSVLIGYIAEGTNTIRVGSGGVMLPNHSSLIIAEQFGTLESLYPGRIDLGVGRAPGTDGYTAMALGRNPQIINEQFPRQISELHTYFSEENKNGQVRAIPGEGLDIPVYILGSSTDSAWLAAELGLPYAFAGHFAPDQMSMAFKIYRENYKPSDRFPKPYIIAATNIIAADTDEEAEYLSTTLYQAFVNLVRNDRKPAQPPVEDMDTIWSPMEAMQVRRMLSLSIIGSKETVQKKLNDFLEVYQIDELMAVTNVYDHKVRLRSYEILKEAIKG; from the coding sequence ATGACTTTACAAAATTTAAAATACTCGGTATTGGATCTGGCTTATATAGCACAAGGCAATACAATTAAACAAACGCTAAATAACTCACTGGATTTAGCCAGATATGTAGAGGGATTGGGATATACCCGTTTCTGGCTGGCGGAACATCATAATATGGTAAGTATTGCCAGTTCGGCAACTTCTGTATTGATCGGTTATATTGCTGAGGGAACAAATACTATTCGTGTAGGCTCCGGGGGTGTAATGTTGCCTAATCATAGTTCGCTGATTATAGCTGAACAGTTTGGGACATTAGAGTCCTTGTATCCGGGAAGGATAGATCTTGGAGTTGGGCGTGCACCGGGAACGGATGGATACACTGCTATGGCGCTGGGAAGGAATCCACAGATTATTAATGAGCAGTTCCCGAGACAGATTTCTGAACTGCATACTTATTTCTCAGAAGAAAATAAAAATGGACAGGTAAGGGCTATCCCGGGAGAAGGGTTAGATATTCCTGTTTATATATTAGGGTCTAGTACAGATAGTGCATGGTTGGCTGCCGAATTAGGCCTGCCTTATGCATTTGCCGGACATTTTGCTCCCGATCAGATGAGTATGGCATTTAAGATTTACCGGGAGAATTATAAACCTTCGGATAGATTTCCGAAACCTTATATTATTGCAGCAACCAATATCATTGCAGCAGATACGGATGAAGAAGCAGAATATTTGTCTACAACTTTATATCAGGCATTTGTTAATCTTGTCCGGAATGACAGAAAACCAGCCCAGCCACCTGTAGAAGATATGGATACAATCTGGTCGCCTATGGAAGCAATGCAGGTTCGCCGCATGCTTTCCTTGAGTATTATAGGAAGTAAGGAAACAGTCCAGAAGAAATTAAATGATTTCCTTGAAGTGTACCAGATTGATGAGTTAATGGCCGTCACCAATGTTTATGATCATAAAGTAAGACTCAGGTCTTATGAAATTCTGAAAGAAGCGATTAAAGGCTAA
- the lnt gene encoding apolipoprotein N-acyltransferase, producing MLKYLSLSILSGLLFAISWPAHGIPVFIFIAFVPLMLLEHHLTNFSTVKRKKLAVFGFSFLSFFIWNILTTWWLFNSLMPDGSHSIVAVAVPTLLNSTMMSLVFLFYHIYKKRIGTYLGLAFFVALWICFEKFHSSWEFSWPWLTLGNAFGGWHQWVQWYDTTGVFGGSLWILTANVAAYYTYRLFQVTRKRKELIKNTAIFLAVILIPLSLSLVKYNQIKLTSDKTVNAVLLQPELDPYAEKYSKDSITIVNELLDIAKKNAKGKVDFFIAPETAIPGSGGLSENGFAYSHVLNSIQDFTKQYPQSVFLTGASTYKVYSSEEKASETSYLVGSVGVWVDSYNTALQIVPGQKIETYHKGKLVPGVESFPYITVLKPLLGEAMLNFGGTIASLGSDKERKVFSNPYNMAKVAPIICYESVYGEYVTEYVKNGANLLAIVTNDSWWGYSPGHRQLLALAKLRAIETRKEVVRAANSGTSAHINVRGDVVENLPYGAQGAIQVTAGIFEGETPYVKYGDVIYRIALFVFGFLFIYFWSQIYLSSKNKVKK from the coding sequence ATGCTTAAATATTTATCCCTATCCATACTTAGTGGATTATTATTCGCAATATCGTGGCCTGCTCACGGAATTCCTGTATTTATATTCATTGCTTTTGTTCCACTCATGCTGCTGGAACATCATCTTACGAACTTTAGTACAGTAAAAAGGAAAAAACTTGCAGTATTTGGATTCAGCTTTCTAAGCTTTTTCATCTGGAATATACTTACTACGTGGTGGTTATTCAATTCCCTAATGCCGGATGGTAGTCATTCCATTGTAGCCGTAGCTGTGCCTACATTGCTTAATTCTACAATGATGTCACTGGTATTTCTTTTTTATCATATTTACAAAAAAAGGATAGGAACTTATCTTGGGTTGGCATTTTTTGTTGCTTTGTGGATTTGTTTTGAAAAATTCCATTCCAGTTGGGAGTTTAGCTGGCCATGGCTTACTTTAGGGAATGCATTTGGAGGCTGGCATCAGTGGGTACAGTGGTATGATACAACAGGCGTATTCGGAGGGTCTTTATGGATTCTTACAGCTAATGTTGCTGCTTACTATACATACAGACTCTTTCAGGTAACCAGAAAAAGAAAGGAACTCATAAAAAATACAGCAATTTTTCTGGCTGTTATATTGATTCCGTTGAGTCTGTCCCTGGTGAAATATAATCAGATAAAACTTACTTCTGATAAAACGGTCAATGCAGTTTTGTTACAACCCGAACTTGATCCTTATGCGGAAAAATACAGCAAGGATAGTATTACTATTGTAAATGAATTATTGGATATAGCCAAAAAGAATGCAAAAGGGAAGGTAGACTTTTTTATTGCTCCTGAAACAGCAATTCCAGGTTCCGGGGGGCTTAGTGAAAATGGTTTTGCCTATAGCCATGTTCTGAATAGTATACAGGATTTTACAAAACAATACCCACAATCGGTATTCCTGACAGGAGCTTCAACTTATAAAGTCTATTCAAGCGAGGAAAAAGCTTCTGAAACATCTTATCTGGTTGGAAGTGTTGGTGTTTGGGTGGATAGTTATAATACGGCATTGCAGATTGTTCCGGGGCAAAAAATAGAAACCTATCACAAAGGTAAACTTGTACCTGGTGTAGAGAGTTTTCCCTATATAACAGTGCTAAAACCATTGCTGGGTGAAGCTATGTTAAATTTTGGCGGAACAATAGCATCATTGGGAAGTGATAAAGAAAGAAAAGTATTTTCCAACCCTTATAACATGGCTAAAGTAGCTCCTATTATATGCTATGAAAGTGTTTATGGGGAATATGTAACAGAATATGTAAAGAATGGAGCTAATTTATTAGCCATTGTTACCAATGATTCCTGGTGGGGATATTCCCCGGGACATAGACAGTTGTTGGCTTTGGCAAAGCTAAGAGCAATAGAAACACGTAAAGAAGTAGTACGTGCGGCCAATAGCGGTACGAGTGCTCATATTAATGTCAGAGGAGATGTTGTAGAGAATCTTCCTTATGGCGCTCAGGGGGCAATTCAGGTAACAGCAGGGATTTTTGAAGGAGAAACGCCTTATGTAAAATACGGAGATGTAATTTATAGAATAGCATTATTTGTATTTGGTTTTCTGTTTATCTATTTTTGGTCTCAAATCTATTTATCAAGTAAAAATAAAGTTAAGAAATAA